The following are encoded in a window of Flavobacterium psychrotrophum genomic DNA:
- a CDS encoding acyl-CoA dehydrogenase family protein: MADTLEKQLARGGQFLVTETKSEDIFTPEDFSEEQLMMRDSVKEFIDREIWPNKDRFEKKDYAFTEESMRKAGELGFLGVAVPEEYGGLGMGFVSTMLVCDYISGATGSFSTAFGAHTGIGTMPITLYGTEEQKLKYVPKLASGEWFGAYCLTEPGAGSDANSGKTKAVLSEDGTHYKITGQKMWISNAGFCSVFIVFARIEDDKNITGFIVENEPSNGITLGEEEHKLGIRASSTRQVFFNETKVPVANMLSERGNGFKIAMNALNVGRIKLAAACLDAQRRTITGATKYATERVQFKTPIASFGAIRAKLAEMATNCYAGESAAYRAAKNIEDRISARVANGESHQDAELKGVEEFAIECSILKVAVSEDVQGCTDEGIQIFGGMGFSEDTPMESAWRDARIARIYEGTNEINRMLSVGMLIKKAMKGHVDLLGPAMKVAEELMGIPSFDTPDYSELFAEEKEMIVKLKKAFLMVAGSAVQKYGPALDEHQQLLMAASDILIEIYMAESTILRTEKLAKNKGAEAVKEQIAMAQLYLYHAVDLVNTKGKEGIASFAEGDEQRMMLMGLKRFTKYNNLPNVVALRETIASKIVAENAYPF; this comes from the coding sequence ATGGCTGATACATTGGAAAAACAACTAGCCCGTGGTGGACAGTTCCTCGTTACAGAAACTAAAAGTGAGGACATTTTTACTCCTGAAGATTTTTCGGAGGAGCAACTGATGATGCGCGACTCGGTTAAAGAGTTCATAGACCGTGAGATATGGCCTAATAAAGACCGTTTTGAGAAGAAGGATTATGCCTTTACCGAAGAAAGCATGCGCAAAGCCGGAGAGCTTGGCTTTCTGGGTGTGGCTGTGCCCGAGGAGTATGGCGGACTGGGTATGGGCTTTGTAAGCACCATGCTGGTTTGCGATTACATCAGTGGGGCAACAGGCTCTTTTTCAACGGCTTTTGGTGCACATACCGGTATTGGTACTATGCCAATTACGCTTTACGGAACTGAAGAACAAAAACTTAAATACGTACCAAAACTTGCTTCGGGTGAGTGGTTTGGTGCCTACTGCCTTACTGAGCCGGGCGCAGGATCTGACGCTAACTCAGGGAAAACCAAAGCAGTACTAAGCGAAGACGGTACACATTATAAAATTACCGGGCAAAAAATGTGGATCTCAAATGCAGGTTTCTGCAGTGTGTTCATTGTATTTGCACGTATCGAAGACGACAAAAATATTACAGGCTTTATCGTTGAAAATGAACCCTCCAACGGTATAACACTTGGCGAGGAAGAGCACAAACTGGGCATCCGTGCCTCCTCTACCCGCCAGGTGTTTTTTAACGAAACTAAAGTACCTGTTGCCAATATGCTGAGCGAGCGTGGCAATGGTTTTAAAATAGCCATGAACGCCCTTAACGTAGGCCGTATAAAGCTTGCTGCTGCTTGTCTTGACGCGCAACGCCGCACCATTACCGGAGCTACTAAATATGCCACTGAGCGTGTACAGTTTAAAACCCCGATAGCCAGTTTTGGCGCCATCCGTGCTAAGCTTGCCGAAATGGCAACTAACTGTTATGCAGGTGAAAGTGCCGCTTACCGTGCTGCAAAAAACATCGAAGACCGTATTAGTGCCCGCGTAGCGAATGGCGAGAGCCACCAGGATGCCGAGCTTAAAGGTGTCGAGGAATTTGCCATTGAGTGTTCTATCCTTAAAGTAGCTGTAAGTGAGGATGTTCAGGGTTGTACAGACGAAGGTATCCAGATCTTTGGCGGTATGGGCTTTAGCGAAGATACCCCAATGGAAAGTGCCTGGAGGGATGCGCGCATTGCCCGTATTTATGAGGGAACCAATGAGATAAATCGCATGTTATCAGTAGGTATGCTTATCAAAAAAGCTATGAAAGGTCACGTTGATCTACTGGGCCCGGCCATGAAAGTAGCCGAAGAATTAATGGGCATACCATCATTCGACACACCCGATTACAGTGAGCTTTTTGCTGAAGAGAAGGAAATGATCGTGAAGCTTAAAAAAGCGTTCCTGATGGTAGCCGGAAGCGCCGTACAAAAATATGGCCCTGCCCTTGACGAACACCAGCAATTACTGATGGCGGCGTCTGATATCCTGATTGAAATTTATATGGCAGAGTCTACCATACTGCGTACAGAGAAACTTGCCAAAAACAAAGGTGCTGAGGCAGTTAAAGAACAAATAGCCATGGCACAACTGTACCTGTACCATGCGGTGGACCTTGTAAACACTAAAGGTAAAGAAGGTATTGCCTCTTTTGCCGAAGGCGACGAGCAGCGCATGATGCTGATGGGCCTTAAGCGTTTTACAAAATATAATAACTTACCAAATGTAGTTGCACTTCGTGAAACTATTGCATCAAAAATTGTGGCAGAAAATGCCTATCCATTTTAA